The proteins below are encoded in one region of Winogradskyella helgolandensis:
- the mutY gene encoding A/G-specific adenine glycosylase, translated as MDFNSKLINWYSTQKRELPWRETRNPYYIWLSEIILQQTQVKQGLPYYDAFVTQYPTIFDLAEASETSILKLWQGLGYYSRARNLHATAKHIVKEFDGEFPDNYKDLLKLKGVGDYTASAIASIAFNEVAAVVDGNVYRVLSRYFGIDTPINSTIGIKEFKLLASTLIDHNQPATYNQAIMEFGALQCKPKNPICSVCPLQDSCVALKNQIVDVLPVKLKKTKVTVKYFNFLVFMDHHKKTLFEKRSKKGIWQHLYQFPLIESEKSLTAEEFHLLNFEDSLLKINPLDYSLYNEVDIVHKLSHQHLYTKFWIIDVESLPKEAILIKSLTKYPSPVLISEFIDNFSF; from the coding sequence ATGGATTTCAATAGTAAACTAATTAACTGGTACTCAACTCAAAAGAGGGAATTACCATGGAGAGAAACACGTAATCCGTATTACATTTGGCTATCAGAAATAATTTTACAACAAACTCAAGTTAAGCAAGGATTACCATATTATGACGCATTTGTTACCCAATACCCAACAATTTTTGATCTTGCTGAGGCATCTGAAACGTCAATTTTAAAATTATGGCAAGGTTTAGGTTACTATTCTAGAGCACGAAATCTTCATGCTACAGCAAAACATATTGTTAAGGAGTTTGATGGTGAATTTCCGGATAATTATAAAGACTTATTAAAATTAAAAGGAGTTGGTGATTATACAGCAAGTGCTATTGCTTCTATTGCATTTAACGAAGTCGCTGCTGTGGTAGATGGTAATGTGTATCGGGTACTATCTCGTTATTTCGGAATTGACACTCCTATAAACTCAACTATAGGTATAAAAGAATTCAAATTATTAGCCTCAACGTTAATAGACCACAACCAACCTGCCACGTATAACCAAGCTATTATGGAGTTTGGAGCTTTACAATGCAAACCAAAAAATCCCATTTGCTCTGTTTGTCCATTACAAGATAGTTGTGTTGCCCTCAAAAATCAGATCGTTGATGTGCTTCCTGTTAAACTGAAGAAAACGAAAGTTACTGTAAAATACTTCAACTTTCTGGTGTTTATGGATCATCATAAAAAAACGCTTTTTGAGAAACGTAGCAAAAAAGGGATATGGCAGCATCTTTACCAGTTTCCATTAATAGAATCTGAAAAAAGTTTAACTGCAGAAGAATTTCATCTTTTAAATTTTGAAGACTCCTTGTTGAAAATTAATCCTTTGGATTACTCCTTATATAATGAAGTAGATATTGTTCATAAATTATCTCATCAGCATTTGTATACAAAATTTTGGATTATTGATGTAGAATCACTTCCAAAGGAAGCAATTTTAATTAAATCGCTCACAAAATATCCATCTCCTGTGCTTATAAGTGAGTTTATAGACAACTTCAGTTTTTAG
- a CDS encoding single-stranded DNA-binding protein: protein MSGTLNKVMLIGNLGDEVKMHYFDDKNCVGRFPIATSETYISKQTNERVSNTEWHNIVVRNKAAEICEKYLTKGDKVYIEGRIKTRKWTDDKGMERYSTEIQCDEFTFLTPKTDQQQPKQSTTNTNAQSKPSAKPTTPASAEPEGDDDLPF, encoded by the coding sequence ATGTCTGGAACCTTAAATAAAGTAATGTTAATTGGAAACTTAGGTGACGAAGTAAAAATGCACTATTTTGATGATAAAAATTGTGTTGGTCGCTTTCCTATAGCAACAAGTGAGACTTATATAAGTAAACAGACTAATGAACGTGTCTCAAATACCGAATGGCACAACATCGTGGTTAGAAATAAAGCTGCCGAAATTTGTGAAAAGTATCTTACAAAAGGTGATAAGGTTTATATTGAAGGACGCATAAAAACCAGAAAATGGACAGATGATAAAGGGATGGAACGTTATTCTACAGAAATTCAATGTGATGAATTTACGTTTTTAACTCCTAAAACGGACCAGCAACAACCAAAGCAGTCTACAACAAATACTAATGCTCAATCAAAACCTTCTGCAAAACCTACTACACCCGCTTCAGCAGAACCAGAAGGCGATGACGATTTACCATTTTAA
- a CDS encoding gliding motility-associated protein GldE, with product MDPEPTVLISSLLIANTSFVVSIILLIVLLLCSALISGAEVALFSLTKSNLNDGLENKSAAMEIIASLLERPKKLLATILVANNFINIAIVLLFASISDTVFDGINYSINFHFFEIELAFFVKVIVATFLILLFGEIIPKIYASRNSVKFSSFMAKPLKVLDVIFSPLSLPMRYVTIKIHNKFGKQRSNLSVDQLSQALELTNDEDTTTEEQKLLKGIVSFGNTDTKQVMRPRMDLFALSIKTPYETIIAEIIDNGYSRIPVYEESIDTIIGVLYVKDLLPHLNKKTFDWTTILREPFFVPENKKLDDLMVEFQTKKVHLAVVVDEYGGTSGLVSLEDIIEEIVGDISDEYDDDDLVYTKLDNNNFSFEGKTPLKDVYKIVGIKDDAELFEAKKGDSETLAGFVLEISGGFPRIGSKINFENYVFTVEALERKRIKQIKLTLLDNQE from the coding sequence TTGGACCCAGAACCCACGGTTTTAATTTCTTCTTTATTAATTGCCAACACTTCCTTTGTAGTAAGCATTATATTACTCATCGTTTTACTCTTATGCTCTGCGCTAATTTCCGGTGCTGAAGTCGCTTTATTTTCTCTTACAAAATCTAATTTGAATGATGGTTTAGAAAACAAATCGGCAGCCATGGAAATCATTGCTTCACTTTTAGAACGACCCAAAAAATTATTGGCAACGATATTAGTCGCTAATAACTTTATAAATATTGCAATTGTTTTATTGTTTGCATCAATTAGTGACACTGTTTTTGACGGAATTAATTATTCAATCAATTTCCACTTTTTCGAAATTGAACTAGCTTTCTTTGTTAAAGTAATTGTTGCTACATTTTTGATTCTACTATTTGGAGAAATTATCCCTAAAATTTATGCCAGTAGAAATAGTGTAAAGTTTTCTTCATTTATGGCAAAACCCCTAAAGGTGTTGGATGTTATTTTCTCTCCTTTAAGTTTACCGATGCGTTATGTAACGATAAAAATTCATAACAAATTTGGAAAACAACGTTCAAACCTTAGCGTAGATCAACTATCACAAGCCTTAGAACTAACTAATGACGAAGACACCACAACAGAAGAACAAAAATTACTAAAAGGTATCGTCTCTTTCGGAAACACAGACACCAAACAAGTTATGCGTCCGCGTATGGATTTATTTGCTCTAAGCATAAAAACTCCTTACGAAACCATTATTGCGGAAATTATTGATAACGGTTATTCTAGAATTCCTGTTTACGAAGAAAGTATAGATACCATTATTGGAGTCCTTTATGTAAAAGATTTATTACCACATTTAAATAAGAAAACATTTGATTGGACCACTATTTTACGTGAACCTTTCTTTGTGCCAGAAAACAAGAAATTAGATGATTTAATGGTAGAGTTTCAAACCAAAAAAGTACATCTTGCTGTTGTTGTTGATGAATATGGAGGCACATCGGGATTGGTATCTCTTGAAGATATCATAGAAGAAATTGTAGGAGATATTAGTGATGAGTATGATGATGATGATTTAGTGTACACAAAATTAGATAATAACAATTTTAGCTTTGAAGGCAAGACTCCTTTAAAAGATGTTTACAAAATAGTTGGTATTAAGGACGATGCAGAACTTTTTGAAGCTAAAAAAGGGGATTCAGAAACACTTGCTGGCTTTGTTTTAGAGATTTCGGGTGGATTTCCGAGAATAGGAAGTAAAATAAATTTTGAAAATTACGTTTTTACTGTAGAAGCTTTAGAACGAAAACGTATTAAGCAGATTAAGCTAACCTTATTAGATAACCAAGAATAA
- the gldD gene encoding gliding motility lipoprotein GldD, with protein sequence MKRLVLPLLSVLMLGCGDDTLPKPKGYLRLEYPNAVYEKAIVPLPFSFEKNKLADPIKTIKTIGNTNGINIKYTPLKATIYLTYKEVKNGNIDSLLRDAQNLTQKHAIKADEISHQLFENKEANVYGMLYEIGGDAASQSQFYVTDSIHHFLSGSLYFYAKPNYDSIYPASEYLKKDISHIMETVRWKDQ encoded by the coding sequence ATGAAACGACTAGTTTTACCCTTGTTAAGCGTATTAATGTTAGGATGCGGAGATGACACTTTACCTAAACCTAAAGGTTATTTAAGACTTGAATACCCAAACGCTGTTTATGAAAAAGCTATTGTTCCTTTACCTTTTTCTTTTGAAAAAAATAAACTAGCAGACCCTATTAAAACGATAAAAACCATAGGTAATACCAATGGTATTAATATTAAGTATACACCACTTAAAGCCACCATTTATCTTACTTATAAAGAAGTTAAAAACGGCAATATTGATAGTTTACTTAGAGACGCTCAAAACCTTACTCAAAAGCACGCTATAAAAGCTGATGAAATCTCTCATCAGTTATTTGAGAACAAAGAAGCAAATGTATACGGTATGTTATATGAAATAGGAGGAGATGCTGCATCACAATCTCAATTTTATGTAACAGATAGTATTCATCACTTTTTAAGTGGCTCACTTTACTTTTATGCGAAACCTAATTATGATTCTATTTATCCTGCTTCAGAATACTTAAAAAAAGATATAAGCCATATTATGGAAACCGTACGCTGGAAAGACCAATAA
- a CDS encoding choice-of-anchor J domain-containing protein has translation MKRIFYCLAVLGITLVGCNPMDDIYDGLDSSADPIVGSETYTLVSDDYDALELPYGNFGSEEEAKTILPGFLSDKYPFWGEGSSVLIGYDLYVGNAEGVSDYTDADVYSLEILDYPQGSLNAVGFYPNENPEDFLPSILEAEYTEPTEGQVVLASYKRYTEEPVEGISNIYEADFVSAATLLDYTAVSVTGDQVWEASSYGAKMNGSDYPDYFENEDWLVSSEIDLSAYENPLFQVTQILNYANESDYYNILVSTDYTGDVTTATWDTIELNPVPAGDSWSSVTSDDYNFSAYEGETIHIAFKYESDTTIGATWEIELAVIKVAGVEGDTVNEEVYYTYTDGEWELSEGVYILSEEDFASMGLSNFGSSIPADNYLPAFLNIKYPYAQEEDALTVIYKYVSSSSGAQLRGDLYTFEAGEWTAHESTISTTLQFGFVDGIWVPDNTIRYTLTSADYAAIVADLATVYPAATASTENYGNMDRRAGNAAEWTDPMILDAINVVLGNVAPSADEEQKYVITLEVYNGSNTTEDFAVIKIGGVWVYQS, from the coding sequence ATGAAAAGAATATTTTATTGTTTAGCAGTTTTGGGTATCACCTTGGTAGGTTGTAACCCAATGGATGATATTTATGACGGATTAGATTCGTCAGCAGATCCAATTGTAGGTTCTGAAACTTACACATTAGTTAGTGATGATTATGATGCGTTAGAATTACCTTATGGTAATTTTGGTTCAGAAGAAGAAGCTAAAACGATATTGCCAGGTTTTTTATCTGATAAATATCCATTTTGGGGAGAAGGTTCTTCTGTCTTAATTGGATATGATTTATATGTTGGTAATGCTGAAGGTGTAAGTGATTACACAGATGCCGATGTTTATTCATTAGAAATTTTAGATTATCCTCAAGGATCTCTAAATGCAGTTGGTTTTTATCCAAATGAAAACCCTGAAGATTTTTTACCTAGTATACTTGAAGCAGAATACACTGAGCCAACTGAAGGTCAAGTGGTATTAGCATCATATAAGAGATATACTGAAGAACCAGTAGAAGGTATTTCTAATATATATGAAGCAGATTTTGTTTCTGCAGCAACACTTTTAGACTATACAGCTGTCAGTGTAACTGGTGATCAAGTTTGGGAAGCGTCTAGTTACGGAGCTAAAATGAATGGTTCTGACTATCCTGACTATTTTGAAAATGAAGATTGGTTAGTATCTTCAGAAATTGATTTATCAGCTTATGAAAATCCGTTATTTCAAGTAACTCAAATTTTAAACTATGCTAATGAATCTGATTATTATAACATCTTAGTATCTACAGATTATACTGGTGATGTTACTACAGCAACTTGGGATACTATTGAACTTAATCCTGTGCCTGCTGGTGATAGCTGGTCTTCTGTGACTTCTGATGATTATAATTTTTCTGCTTATGAAGGTGAAACAATTCACATTGCCTTTAAATACGAATCAGATACAACAATTGGTGCGACTTGGGAAATAGAGTTAGCTGTAATTAAAGTTGCAGGTGTTGAAGGAGATACTGTAAATGAAGAGGTTTATTACACGTATACAGATGGAGAATGGGAATTGTCTGAAGGTGTATATATCTTAAGTGAAGAGGATTTTGCATCTATGGGCTTAAGCAACTTCGGAAGTTCTATACCTGCAGATAATTATTTACCTGCATTTTTAAATATTAAATATCCGTATGCTCAAGAAGAAGATGCGTTAACAGTTATCTATAAATATGTGTCTAGTTCTTCTGGAGCACAATTAAGAGGTGATTTATACACATTTGAAGCTGGTGAATGGACTGCTCATGAATCTACTATCTCTACAACTTTACAGTTTGGATTTGTTGATGGTATTTGGGTTCCTGATAACACAATTAGGTATACTTTAACATCTGCTGATTATGCTGCAATTGTTGCGGATTTAGCAACTGTTTATCCAGCGGCTACAGCAAGTACAGAAAATTACGGAAACATGGACAGAAGAGCTGGTAATGCAGCTGAGTGGACAGACCCAATGATACTAGATGCTATTAATGTAGTGTTAGGTAACGTTGCACCTTCTGCAGATGAAGAGCAAAAGTATGTGATTACGCTAGAGGTTTATAATGGTAGTAATACTACAGAAGACTTCGCTGTTATTAAAATAGGTGGCGTATGGGTTTACCAAAGCTAA
- a CDS encoding TonB-dependent receptor, whose translation MKKFSLFLCIVVLTSLTTIAYAQSTITGKIIDSDMNSALPGANIIEKGTTNGTTTDFEGTFTLNSKSSSGEVVISYVGYVSQTIAFSGDTDLGTITLMSSNVGLDEILLVASVAVDRKTPVAVSTIKAEEIAIKLGTQEFPEILKSTPGVYVTRQGGGYGDSRINLRGFSSENVAVMINGVPVNDMENGAVYWSNWAGLGDVTSTMQVQRGLGASKVAVNSVGGTINIITKTTDAEQGGQFGATLGNDGYTKYGMTYSTGLSDKGFAATVSASKLYGDGYVDGTEFSGYNYFLSLSQQINDAHRLSFTAFGAQQEHGQRYNRSTIAELKDTDSGPQKANKDWGYKNGEVYHQSYNFYHKPQISINHLWNIDDNSSLSTAAYASFGTGGGRRDEGSKIGSDDYRLGSTGLTPIDFDKVVEENRANGVNGSTDILSSSINNHEWYGILSSYKNRINDKLTVSAGFDGRYYIGSHWYEVTDLLGGQFFLDNESDTYAFGKPLQVGDKYNKDYDGVVTRYGLFGQAEYQINESVNVFVAADVSNSNYKQKEYMNNTIVGSRESEAVNFTGYGIKGGGNYNLDMNNNVFVNVGYFSKAPFLDDVFLDEDGIIPNEKAVNEKVFSAELGYGFRGDKLSANVNVYYTQWLDKSLGGSLGTGESLFFYNLQGIDALHQGVEVDFRYKATEELTVTGMVSIGDWQWKSNVSSEIRDQSGDVIDVVEVYAEDLKVGDVAQTTFALGLDYKLASKSNIYIDYNFAGDNYSSYDVTNRGSLDLPDVWKLPDFGLFDVGVRHSFEMGSFNATLIGKVNNAFNTEYVSDANDLDGTASTAQVYFGPGRTYSVGLNVNF comes from the coding sequence ATGAAAAAATTTAGTCTTTTTTTATGTATTGTTGTTTTAACCAGTTTAACAACAATTGCATATGCCCAAAGCACTATTACGGGTAAAATTATTGATAGTGACATGAACTCTGCGCTTCCTGGTGCTAATATTATAGAGAAGGGAACGACCAATGGAACAACTACAGATTTCGAAGGTACTTTTACTTTAAACTCTAAATCGAGTTCAGGTGAAGTTGTTATTTCTTATGTAGGTTATGTTTCGCAAACTATTGCATTTAGTGGAGATACTGATTTAGGTACAATTACGCTAATGTCTAGTAATGTTGGCTTAGATGAAATTTTACTTGTGGCTTCTGTCGCTGTTGATAGAAAAACGCCAGTGGCTGTGTCAACAATTAAGGCTGAAGAAATTGCTATAAAATTAGGTACTCAAGAATTCCCTGAAATTTTAAAGTCAACACCTGGTGTTTATGTAACAAGACAAGGTGGTGGTTATGGTGACAGTAGAATTAATCTTAGAGGATTTAGTTCTGAAAACGTTGCGGTAATGATTAACGGTGTTCCAGTAAACGATATGGAAAACGGAGCTGTTTATTGGAGTAACTGGGCAGGTTTAGGAGATGTAACATCGACTATGCAGGTTCAAAGAGGTTTAGGTGCTTCTAAAGTAGCGGTTAATTCAGTGGGTGGTACAATTAATATCATTACAAAAACAACGGATGCAGAACAAGGTGGTCAATTTGGTGCTACTTTAGGTAATGACGGTTATACGAAATACGGAATGACTTACTCAACAGGTTTAAGTGATAAAGGTTTTGCAGCAACAGTTAGCGCTTCTAAACTTTATGGTGATGGTTATGTTGATGGAACAGAATTTTCTGGATATAACTATTTCTTAAGTTTATCTCAACAAATAAATGACGCACACAGATTGTCATTTACGGCTTTTGGAGCTCAACAAGAACATGGTCAGCGTTATAACCGTTCTACAATAGCAGAGTTAAAAGATACCGATTCTGGTCCTCAAAAAGCAAATAAAGATTGGGGTTATAAAAATGGTGAAGTTTACCACCAGTCTTATAACTTTTATCACAAACCACAAATATCTATAAACCACCTTTGGAATATTGATGATAATTCTTCTTTATCAACAGCTGCTTATGCATCGTTTGGTACCGGTGGTGGACGTAGGGATGAAGGTTCTAAAATTGGTTCTGATGATTATAGATTAGGGTCTACAGGCTTAACACCAATTGATTTTGATAAAGTTGTAGAAGAGAATCGTGCTAATGGTGTTAATGGTTCTACTGATATTCTTTCATCATCTATAAATAATCATGAATGGTATGGTATTTTATCTAGTTATAAAAACAGAATTAATGATAAACTAACAGTATCTGCTGGTTTTGATGGTCGTTATTATATTGGATCACACTGGTATGAAGTAACAGATTTATTAGGAGGTCAATTCTTCTTAGATAATGAAAGTGATACTTATGCTTTTGGTAAACCATTACAAGTAGGTGATAAGTACAATAAGGATTACGATGGTGTTGTTACAAGATATGGACTTTTTGGACAAGCAGAATATCAAATCAATGAATCTGTAAACGTATTTGTTGCGGCAGACGTTTCAAATAGTAATTACAAGCAGAAAGAATACATGAATAATACCATAGTAGGTAGTAGAGAGTCTGAAGCTGTTAACTTTACAGGATACGGTATTAAAGGTGGTGGTAACTACAACTTAGACATGAACAACAATGTGTTTGTAAATGTTGGTTATTTCTCTAAAGCACCATTTTTAGATGATGTATTTTTAGATGAAGATGGAATCATTCCTAATGAAAAGGCCGTTAATGAAAAAGTATTTAGTGCAGAACTTGGATATGGTTTCCGTGGTGACAAATTAAGTGCTAATGTTAACGTATATTATACGCAATGGTTAGATAAGTCATTAGGTGGTTCACTTGGGACTGGCGAAAGTCTATTTTTCTACAACTTACAAGGTATAGATGCATTACACCAAGGTGTTGAAGTTGATTTTAGATATAAGGCAACTGAAGAATTAACGGTAACAGGTATGGTATCGATAGGAGATTGGCAGTGGAAGAGTAATGTGTCTTCAGAAATTAGAGATCAATCAGGTGATGTTATAGATGTAGTTGAAGTTTATGCAGAAGATTTAAAAGTAGGTGATGTGGCTCAAACAACATTTGCTCTTGGACTTGATTATAAATTAGCTTCTAAATCTAATATCTACATTGATTATAACTTTGCAGGTGATAACTATTCATCATATGATGTTACAAATAGAGGTAGTTTAGATTTACCAGATGTATGGAAACTTCCTGATTTTGGTTTATTTGATGTTGGTGTAAGACATTCTTTTGAAATGGGATCTTTTAATGCAACATTAATAGGTAAAGTGAATAATGCATTTAATACTGAGTATGTTTCAGATGCTAACGATTTAGATGGTACAGCATCAACAGCTCAAGTTTATTTTGGTCCTGGAAGAACATATAGTGTAGGATTAAATGTTAATTTTTAA
- the pgi gene encoding glucose-6-phosphate isomerase → MALKATNPTTTNAWKKLQAHFETIKSQHLKDLFKADKERANDLTIKWDDFYADFSKNRITTETLDLLVELANEQDLKDAISKYFEGDIINATEGRAVLHTALRAPKDATVFVDGENVIPEIHEVKKKIETFTNSVVSGSHKGFSGKAITDVVNIGIGGSDLGPAMVVDSLQYYKNQLTTHFVSNVDGDHYQEVIKNLNPETTLFVIVSKTFTTQETLSNANSIRTWFLESQPKEAVSKHFVAVSTNIESVKAFGIDEENIFPMKDWVGGRFSLWSAVGLSISLALGYKHFESLLDGAHKMDEHFRTADFSENIPVISALLTVWYNNFFKAESEAIIPYTQYLNQFATYLQQGIMESNGKSVDRNGEKVNYQTGTLIWGEPGTNSQHAFFQLIHQGTKLIPTDFIGYVNSLYGNKDHHDKLMSNYFAQTEALMNGKTEEEVLAEFEGKTMSKEAISALAPFKIFEGNKPTTSLLIKKLTPESLGKLIAMYEHKIFVQGIIWNIYSYDQFGVELGKQLAKSILDELNNASKDGNHDASTQNLLAFYMNNC, encoded by the coding sequence ATGGCATTAAAAGCAACCAACCCAACCACTACAAACGCTTGGAAAAAATTACAAGCACATTTTGAAACTATTAAATCTCAGCATTTAAAAGATTTATTTAAGGCTGATAAAGAAAGAGCAAATGACCTAACGATTAAATGGGATGATTTTTATGCTGACTTTTCAAAAAATAGAATCACAACAGAAACGCTTGATTTATTAGTTGAATTAGCAAATGAGCAGGACCTAAAAGATGCGATTTCAAAGTATTTTGAAGGTGATATTATTAATGCCACTGAAGGTAGAGCAGTTTTACACACGGCTTTAAGAGCACCTAAAGACGCCACCGTTTTTGTGGATGGTGAAAACGTAATTCCAGAAATACACGAGGTTAAGAAAAAAATTGAAACTTTTACGAACTCCGTAGTTAGCGGAAGTCATAAAGGGTTTTCTGGTAAGGCCATCACAGATGTTGTAAATATTGGTATTGGAGGTTCTGACCTTGGACCTGCAATGGTCGTAGACTCACTTCAATACTATAAGAACCAACTAACAACTCATTTTGTAAGTAATGTAGACGGTGATCACTATCAAGAAGTGATAAAAAACTTAAATCCGGAGACTACGCTATTTGTTATTGTTTCAAAAACATTTACGACTCAAGAAACGCTATCTAATGCGAATTCTATTAGAACTTGGTTCTTAGAATCCCAACCAAAAGAAGCGGTTTCTAAGCATTTTGTCGCAGTTTCAACAAATATTGAGAGTGTAAAAGCTTTTGGTATTGATGAAGAAAATATTTTCCCAATGAAGGATTGGGTTGGTGGTCGTTTCTCTTTGTGGAGTGCTGTTGGACTATCAATAAGTTTAGCGTTAGGCTACAAACATTTTGAAAGTCTTTTAGATGGAGCGCATAAAATGGATGAGCATTTTAGAACTGCTGATTTTAGTGAAAACATCCCCGTAATTTCAGCTTTGCTAACCGTTTGGTATAATAACTTTTTTAAGGCTGAAAGTGAAGCTATCATTCCATATACACAATATTTAAACCAATTTGCAACCTACCTTCAGCAAGGTATCATGGAAAGTAATGGTAAGAGTGTCGATAGAAATGGTGAGAAAGTGAACTACCAAACTGGAACGTTGATTTGGGGAGAACCAGGAACCAATTCACAACATGCCTTTTTTCAATTAATTCACCAAGGAACAAAGTTAATTCCAACGGATTTTATTGGTTATGTAAATTCATTATATGGTAATAAGGACCATCATGATAAATTGATGTCTAATTACTTCGCGCAAACAGAAGCGCTTATGAATGGTAAAACTGAAGAAGAGGTTTTAGCTGAATTTGAAGGTAAAACGATGTCTAAAGAAGCGATTTCTGCATTAGCACCTTTCAAGATATTTGAAGGTAATAAACCAACGACTTCTTTATTAATTAAAAAGCTAACTCCAGAGAGTTTAGGAAAATTAATAGCCATGTATGAGCACAAAATCTTTGTTCAAGGCATCATTTGGAACATTTATAGCTACGATCAGTTTGGTGTTGAGTTGGGAAAACAGCTCGCGAAATCTATACTAGATGAGCTTAATAATGCTAGTAAAGATGGCAATCATGACGCTTCTACGCAAAATTTACTAGCTTTCTATATGAATAATTGTTAA
- a CDS encoding M23 family metallopeptidase has translation MQLKRLITIAVIAVSLYACKEDNSAEIAFEKEQAEIVEEEKILEFGFDINNYIVKRDTIQKGDSFGEILQRNNIGYSEIFKIAEVTKDTFDIRKLHPGRPYTLLYSKESEQDSLPSPNTFIYQNSQEEYVVIGLKDSIHAYKNRKPITYVEKTATGIIESSISKTLEDKGLSQRLAYKMADEIYAWTIDFRRLQKGDRFKVIYTDKYIDDTIYAGIQNVKAAYFEHNGDSLYAFQFETDSIKGIVDYFNEDAKNLRRAFLKAPVQFSRISSRYNLKRRIAVYGYKVRPHKGTDFAAPIGTPIMATANGTVTESTRRGGNGKYVKIRHNDTYSTQYLHMSRQNVKKGQFVKQGDIIGFVGMTGNTGGPHVCYRFWKNGEQVDPFKQKLPEAKPISDSLKVEFLDHIKPIKQRLDNIFFLEAEPIQPENTITEDLNTDIQ, from the coding sequence ATGCAGTTAAAACGATTAATAACAATTGCTGTAATTGCAGTAAGTTTATATGCTTGTAAAGAGGATAACTCGGCAGAAATAGCCTTCGAAAAAGAACAAGCCGAAATAGTTGAAGAAGAAAAAATTCTTGAGTTTGGTTTCGATATTAATAATTACATCGTAAAACGAGATACCATACAAAAAGGGGATAGTTTTGGTGAAATTCTACAACGAAATAATATTGGGTACTCCGAAATTTTTAAGATTGCTGAGGTTACAAAAGACACCTTCGATATTAGAAAACTACATCCAGGCAGACCTTATACCTTGTTGTATTCTAAGGAATCGGAACAGGATTCGCTCCCAAGTCCAAATACGTTTATTTACCAAAATAGTCAAGAAGAATATGTTGTTATTGGTTTAAAGGATTCTATTCATGCTTATAAAAACAGAAAGCCGATAACTTATGTCGAAAAAACGGCAACAGGAATTATAGAAAGTAGTATTTCCAAAACGCTTGAGGATAAAGGTTTAAGTCAGCGATTAGCCTATAAAATGGCTGATGAAATTTATGCGTGGACCATCGATTTTAGACGACTACAAAAAGGAGACCGTTTTAAAGTTATTTATACGGATAAATATATTGATGATACTATATATGCAGGAATCCAAAATGTAAAAGCAGCTTATTTTGAACACAATGGTGATTCATTGTACGCGTTTCAGTTTGAAACAGATTCTATTAAAGGCATAGTTGATTATTTTAATGAAGATGCAAAAAATCTACGACGTGCGTTTTTAAAAGCTCCCGTTCAATTTAGTAGAATATCGTCGCGGTATAATCTAAAACGACGTATTGCCGTTTATGGTTATAAAGTTCGTCCTCACAAAGGAACCGATTTTGCAGCTCCAATTGGCACTCCAATTATGGCAACAGCGAACGGAACAGTAACTGAATCTACGAGAAGAGGAGGTAATGGTAAGTATGTGAAAATTAGACATAACGATACCTATTCTACACAGTATTTACATATGAGTAGGCAGAATGTTAAAAAGGGACAATTTGTAAAACAAGGTGATATTATCGGTTTTGTTGGTATGACAGGAAATACAGGTGGACCACATGTCTGTTATCGTTTTTGGAAAAATGGAGAACAAGTCGATCCTTTTAAACAAAAATTACCTGAAGCCAAACCAATATCAGACAGCTTAAAGGTAGAATTTTTAGATCATATTAAACCGATTAAGCAACGTTTAGATAATATCTTTTTCTTAGAGGCAGAGCCTATTCAACCAGAAAACACAATAACCGAAGATTTAAATACAGACATACAGTAA